A single window of Caldicellulosiruptor bescii DSM 6725 DNA harbors:
- a CDS encoding glycoside hydrolase family 88/105 protein codes for MQKLKQLAKESYSVKMADSALFKFPDLIDKWQYDYGVVFKGLEYIYENTKDEKYFEYIKKNIDYFVKEDGSIKKYSLDEYNIDHINNGKAVLFLYRKTGEEKYKKAAQLLREQLKTHPRTVEGGFWHKKIYPHQMWLDGIYMGSPFYAEYATLIGKDEAEEIFDDVVRQVILCAKHTKDPVTGLHYHGWDESRQQKWANKITGCSPNFWGRALGWFAMAIVDVLDFLPQNHQSRDTILAIFRQLMDAILKYQDPETGVWYQVVNYIGKNGNYPEASASCMFVYALAKGIHNGYLSSKYLDALERAYEGIIYRFLEKDHNGHLSLNGVCMVAGLGGNPYRDGSYEYYISEPIKTDDLKGVGAFLKASAWVERLF; via the coding sequence ATGCAAAAATTAAAACAGCTCGCAAAAGAAAGCTATTCTGTCAAAATGGCAGATAGTGCACTTTTTAAGTTTCCAGATCTTATTGATAAATGGCAATATGACTATGGTGTTGTGTTCAAAGGTTTAGAATATATTTATGAAAACACCAAGGATGAGAAATATTTTGAATACATAAAGAAAAATATAGACTATTTTGTCAAAGAAGATGGAAGCATAAAAAAATATTCTCTTGATGAATACAACATAGACCATATAAACAATGGTAAAGCTGTATTGTTTTTGTATAGAAAAACAGGTGAAGAAAAGTACAAAAAAGCAGCTCAGCTTTTAAGAGAACAGCTCAAGACTCATCCAAGAACGGTAGAAGGTGGATTTTGGCACAAAAAGATATACCCGCACCAGATGTGGCTTGATGGGATATATATGGGTTCGCCATTTTATGCTGAGTATGCAACTTTGATAGGAAAAGATGAAGCAGAAGAGATATTCGACGATGTTGTAAGACAGGTCATTCTTTGTGCAAAGCATACTAAAGACCCAGTGACTGGTCTTCATTATCACGGCTGGGATGAAAGCAGACAGCAAAAATGGGCAAATAAAATCACAGGCTGCTCTCCAAATTTCTGGGGAAGAGCACTTGGCTGGTTTGCAATGGCAATAGTTGATGTTCTCGATTTTCTTCCACAGAATCACCAATCAAGAGATACAATTTTAGCTATTTTCAGGCAGCTTATGGATGCCATTTTAAAGTATCAAGACCCAGAGACAGGTGTGTGGTATCAAGTTGTAAACTATATTGGTAAAAATGGTAACTATCCAGAAGCTTCGGCATCATGTATGTTTGTATATGCACTTGCAAAAGGCATACACAATGGATACCTTTCTTCAAAGTACTTAGATGCATTAGAAAGGGCATATGAGGGGATAATTTATAGGTTCTTAGAAAAAGACCACAATGGACATTTGAGCTTAAATGGAGTTTGTATGGTTGCAGGGCTTGGTGGGAATCCGTACAGAGATGGTTCATATGAATATTACATCAGTGAGCCAATAAAAACAGATGATTTGAAAGGTGTTGGAGCGTTTTTGAAAGCTTCCGCATGGGTTGAAAGACTTTTTTAA
- a CDS encoding lactate utilization protein → MNKYKMWHNELIAKDIVERLNRKKYNAFYAPTLEDAKNKVLELIPEGSSIALGGSVTIEELGLIEIFRNGPYKLFDRYKPMTAEERIELFRQSLLADILVTSTNAITKNGELVNVDCSGNRVSAMIFGPKKVIIVAGVNKVVEDLDEAFKRLKKIAPMNSKRNNHKTPCIETGYCMDCQIKARMCNYITIINHGMKFEGRLNIIIVPFEIGF, encoded by the coding sequence ATGAACAAATATAAAATGTGGCACAATGAGCTGATTGCTAAGGACATTGTTGAGAGGCTAAATAGAAAAAAATATAATGCATTTTATGCACCAACCTTGGAAGATGCAAAAAATAAAGTTTTAGAACTTATCCCCGAGGGTTCAAGTATTGCCCTCGGGGGTTCTGTTACAATAGAAGAACTTGGACTTATTGAAATATTCAGAAACGGTCCATATAAACTTTTTGACAGATACAAACCAATGACTGCTGAAGAACGGATAGAACTTTTTAGACAATCGCTTTTAGCAGATATACTTGTAACTTCAACAAATGCAATAACAAAAAATGGTGAGCTTGTAAATGTTGATTGTTCGGGCAACAGAGTATCTGCTATGATATTTGGACCAAAAAAAGTAATAATTGTTGCTGGGGTTAACAAAGTTGTAGAAGACCTTGATGAGGCGTTCAAAAGATTGAAAAAGATTGCACCCATGAACTCTAAAAGAAATAATCACAAAACACCATGTATTGAAACAGGATACTGCATGGACTGTCAAATAAAAGCAAGGATGTGCAACTATATAACCATAATCAACCATGGAATGAAATTCGAAGGACGTTTAAATATTATTATTGTGCCTTTTGAAATAGGATTCTAA
- the kduD gene encoding 2-dehydro-3-deoxy-D-gluconate 5-dehydrogenase KduD, translating to MILDKFKLDGKVAIVTGASTGLGQGMAIALAEAGADIVGVDYVPCTETKQKIEAIGRRFLEIQANLMTIEPINMIIEKTIQEFGKLDILVNNAGIIRRCDAIDFTEKDWDDVLAINLKTVFFFCQAAARQFIKQGTGGKIINIASMLSFQGGIRVPSYTASKSGVAGITRALANEWAKYNINVNAIAPGYMATNNTQQLREDPQRSAEILSRIPAGRWGTPEDLQGAVVFLASDASEYVNGCILNVDGGWLSR from the coding sequence ATGATACTTGATAAATTCAAACTTGATGGCAAAGTTGCAATTGTAACAGGTGCATCAACAGGTTTAGGCCAGGGAATGGCAATTGCACTGGCTGAGGCTGGAGCTGATATTGTTGGTGTTGATTATGTCCCATGTACAGAGACAAAACAGAAAATAGAAGCAATTGGAAGAAGGTTTTTGGAGATTCAGGCAAACTTGATGACCATTGAGCCAATTAACATGATTATCGAAAAGACAATTCAGGAGTTTGGTAAGCTTGATATTTTAGTGAACAATGCAGGAATTATCAGAAGATGTGATGCTATTGACTTTACTGAAAAGGACTGGGACGATGTACTTGCAATTAATCTTAAGACAGTATTTTTCTTCTGCCAAGCAGCAGCAAGACAGTTTATAAAGCAAGGAACAGGTGGCAAGATAATAAACATCGCGTCTATGCTTTCGTTCCAGGGCGGAATTAGGGTTCCATCGTACACAGCAAGCAAGAGCGGTGTTGCGGGTATCACAAGAGCACTTGCAAATGAGTGGGCAAAGTACAACATAAACGTAAATGCTATTGCGCCAGGTTACATGGCAACAAACAATACCCAACAGCTCCGTGAAGACCCACAAAGGAGTGCTGAGATATTATCAAGAATACCTGCCGGAAGATGGGGAACACCTGAAGATTTGCAGGGTGCTGTTGTGTTTTTGGCATCTGATGCATCAGAGTATGTAAATGGGTGTATTTTGAACGTTGATGGTGGCTGGCTTTCAAGGTAA
- the kduI gene encoding 5-dehydro-4-deoxy-D-glucuronate isomerase: MEVRFAMHPSQFKALTTEQIRKEFLIENLFEYGKINMVYTHVDRVIVGSAVPTVEALVLEDGSQIGAQYFLERREIGIINIGSRGYVIADGQKFELDKKDGLYVGMSTKKLEFGSDDPSNPAKFYFVSTPAHKQYPTEKIDIKQTEATHLGSLSESNERTIYKYIHPDGVKSCQLVMGMTILEPNNVWNTMPCHLHDRRMEVYFYFDMPEDAFVLHLMGEPNETRHIIVRNEQAVISPSWSIHSGVGTKNYTFIWAMAGENQSYSDISPVPMKELK, encoded by the coding sequence ATGGAAGTTCGATTTGCAATGCATCCAAGCCAGTTTAAAGCTCTTACTACAGAACAGATAAGAAAAGAGTTTTTGATTGAAAATCTCTTTGAATATGGCAAGATAAACATGGTCTACACTCATGTTGACAGGGTGATTGTCGGTAGTGCTGTGCCGACAGTAGAGGCTTTGGTTTTAGAAGATGGTTCTCAGATTGGTGCTCAGTATTTTCTTGAAAGAAGGGAAATTGGGATAATCAACATAGGTAGCAGAGGGTATGTAATAGCCGATGGACAAAAGTTTGAACTTGACAAGAAAGATGGGCTTTATGTTGGGATGTCCACTAAAAAACTTGAATTTGGGAGCGATGACCCTTCAAATCCTGCCAAGTTCTATTTTGTTTCAACACCTGCTCATAAACAGTATCCAACAGAAAAGATTGATATTAAGCAAACTGAGGCAACTCATCTTGGTTCGCTTTCTGAATCAAACGAAAGAACAATCTACAAATACATCCATCCAGACGGGGTTAAAAGCTGTCAGCTTGTAATGGGAATGACAATTTTAGAGCCAAATAATGTGTGGAACACTATGCCATGCCATTTGCATGACAGACGTATGGAAGTTTACTTCTATTTTGACATGCCAGAAGATGCGTTTGTATTGCACCTAATGGGAGAGCCGAATGAGACAAGACACATTATTGTGAGAAATGAACAGGCAGTAATCAGCCCAAGCTGGTCGATACACTCGGGTGTTGGAACTAAAAACTACACATTCATCTGGGCAATGGCTGGTGAGAATCAGTCCTATTCAGATATAAGTCCTGTTCCTATGAAAGAACTAAAATAA
- a CDS encoding sugar kinase, with amino-acid sequence MFELTSFGEIMLRLSPPGYQRFVQATSFDINFGGAEANVVVALSNIGVKTSYVTLLPQNPLGDATINFLRRYGVDTSYIKRKGRRLGIYFLEKGVGQRASSVVYDRSDSAINEIQPGDIEWEQILKKTKIFFSTGITAALSQNVLNELKMAFKTAKNAGAKVAFDINYRSKLWSYDRANEVISELMPYVDILITNEEHVRRVLKIEMEDKYFEGIDLTVDGQKVLFERLQTKYQNLERIILAARRSISASKNIFFAYTKDENGNIVFSEKREIEIVDRVGAGDAFTAGVLYSILRGIETTQMLEVATYMCALKHTVEGDSLIVTEDEIKQVFWKDGSGMMKR; translated from the coding sequence ATGTTTGAGTTGACAAGCTTTGGAGAAATAATGCTAAGACTCTCACCGCCTGGGTATCAGAGGTTTGTGCAGGCGACAAGTTTTGACATCAATTTTGGCGGTGCTGAAGCAAATGTTGTTGTTGCTCTGTCAAACATCGGAGTGAAGACAAGCTATGTTACACTTCTTCCGCAAAATCCTCTTGGAGATGCTACTATAAACTTTCTGAGAAGATATGGGGTTGACACAAGCTATATAAAAAGAAAAGGCAGAAGGCTTGGAATTTATTTTCTTGAAAAGGGTGTTGGTCAGAGAGCATCTTCTGTTGTGTACGACAGATCAGACTCTGCCATAAATGAGATACAGCCCGGGGATATTGAGTGGGAGCAGATTTTAAAAAAGACCAAAATATTTTTTTCAACAGGAATCACTGCTGCTTTATCACAAAATGTGCTAAATGAGCTAAAAATGGCTTTTAAAACTGCAAAAAATGCAGGTGCAAAGGTGGCGTTTGACATCAATTACAGGTCAAAGCTGTGGAGCTATGATAGAGCAAATGAAGTGATTTCAGAACTTATGCCGTATGTTGATATTTTAATTACAAACGAAGAGCATGTAAGAAGAGTTTTAAAGATTGAAATGGAAGACAAATATTTCGAAGGCATTGATTTGACTGTAGATGGGCAAAAGGTTTTGTTTGAAAGGTTACAAACAAAGTACCAAAACTTGGAGAGAATAATTCTTGCTGCAAGAAGGAGTATATCTGCATCTAAAAACATCTTTTTTGCTTATACAAAAGATGAGAATGGCAACATTGTATTTTCAGAAAAACGTGAAATAGAAATTGTCGACAGGGTAGGGGCAGGTGACGCTTTTACCGCAGGTGTGCTATATAGCATTTTAAGAGGCATTGAGACCACTCAGATGCTTGAGGTTGCCACATACATGTGTGCTCTAAAACATACAGTTGAAGGAGATAGTTTGATTGTAACAGAGGATGAGATAAAACAGGTGTTTTGGAAAGATGGCTCAGGTATGATGAAAAGATAA
- a CDS encoding bifunctional 2-keto-4-hydroxyglutarate aldolase/2-keto-3-deoxy-6-phosphogluconate aldolase — translation MEKEQVLERIHENGLVVVVRAESKEKALKITEACIRGGASAIEITFTVPGADEIIRHLTKTYSEDKIIIGAGTVLDSETARIAILAGAKFVVSPYLNPEMVKLCNRYRIATMPGAMTIKEVVEALECGADVIKIFPGELFGPKIIKAYRGPIPQARLMPTGGVDLDNVDEWIKAGAFAVGVGGNITKYAQNDDFEKVEEVCRQFVEKIKIAKGKV, via the coding sequence ATGGAAAAAGAACAGGTGCTTGAGAGAATTCACGAAAATGGGCTTGTGGTTGTTGTAAGGGCTGAGTCAAAAGAAAAAGCTCTAAAGATAACTGAGGCTTGCATAAGAGGCGGAGCGAGCGCAATTGAGATCACCTTTACAGTTCCAGGTGCAGATGAGATAATCAGACATCTTACAAAAACATACTCTGAAGACAAAATAATAATCGGTGCAGGGACAGTCCTTGACAGCGAGACAGCTCGAATTGCAATCTTGGCGGGTGCAAAGTTTGTTGTAAGCCCATACCTCAATCCTGAAATGGTAAAACTTTGTAACAGGTACAGAATAGCTACAATGCCCGGTGCTATGACAATAAAAGAGGTTGTTGAGGCACTTGAGTGCGGTGCAGATGTTATAAAAATCTTTCCTGGCGAGCTTTTCGGACCAAAGATTATAAAAGCTTATAGAGGACCGATCCCACAGGCAAGACTTATGCCTACAGGTGGTGTTGACCTTGACAACGTTGATGAATGGATAAAAGCTGGGGCTTTTGCTGTAGGGGTTGGCGGGAATATAACTAAATACGCTCAAAATGATGACTTTGAAAAGGTAGAAGAGGTGTGCAGACAGTTTGTTGAAAAAATAAAGATAGCAAAGGGGAAGGTATAA
- a CDS encoding IclR family transcriptional regulator yields the protein MAQNRVQSIERAFEIIEALAVEPRGLTVSELSERLSLHKTTVHRILQTLLQRGYVQKDRHNLRYKLGVKFVEISSIYLNNIELKTEAHPYLRELVKMLNVTVHLAILDEFDVVYIDKVEQVNSIRLYSSIGKRVPAYCTALGKVLLSKYQDHEIKKILKSIELKPYTQNTITDPEILLNEIILARERGWAVDNQELQPSIRCIAAPIYDYRNEIIAAISISAPVNILPPEMDEENAKKVVDTAMTISSRLGYVKDRF from the coding sequence ATGGCGCAAAACAGAGTACAGTCTATTGAACGAGCGTTTGAAATAATCGAGGCATTGGCTGTTGAGCCAAGGGGACTTACAGTAAGTGAGCTTTCTGAAAGGCTTTCACTTCACAAGACAACAGTCCACAGGATACTTCAGACACTTCTTCAAAGAGGGTATGTGCAAAAAGACAGACATAATCTAAGATACAAGCTCGGTGTGAAGTTTGTTGAAATATCAAGCATATATCTCAATAACATCGAGCTTAAGACAGAAGCACATCCATATTTAAGAGAACTTGTAAAGATGCTCAATGTGACTGTTCACCTTGCTATACTTGATGAGTTTGATGTTGTGTATATAGACAAAGTAGAACAGGTAAACTCAATAAGGCTATATTCGTCTATTGGTAAAAGAGTACCAGCATATTGTACAGCTCTTGGGAAGGTTTTACTCAGCAAGTATCAAGACCATGAAATCAAAAAGATACTAAAATCAATTGAACTCAAGCCCTATACACAAAACACTATAACAGATCCAGAGATACTTTTAAATGAAATAATACTTGCACGAGAGCGTGGCTGGGCAGTTGATAATCAAGAACTGCAACCTTCAATCAGATGTATTGCTGCGCCTATTTATGACTACAGAAATGAGATCATTGCTGCCATAAGCATTTCTGCTCCTGTGAACATTTTGCCGCCTGAAATGGATGAAGAAAATGCAAAAAAGGTTGTAGACACAGCAATGACAATCTCAAGCAGGCTTGGGTATGTAAAAGACAGGTTCTAA
- the gyaR gene encoding glyoxylate reductase, protein MKILVTRRIMEPAIELLKKYGEVEVNPHDRPMTREELLSAIKDKDAVLTQLVDKVDKEFFDHAPNVKIVANYAVGYDNIDIEEATRRGVYVTNTPDVLTNATAELAWALLFAAARRIVEADKFMRGGHYKGWGPMLFLGKGVTGKTLGVIGAGRIGQAFARMSRGFNMKILYYDFERKESFEKELGAQYVPLDELLKEADFISIHVPLTPQTRHLIGEREFSLMKPSAILINTARGPIVDEKALVKALKEKKIYAAGLDVYEREPEFEPELAELDNVVMLPHIGSATEESRLDMAMLAANNIVDFIEGRVPRTLVNKEVLNKK, encoded by the coding sequence ATGAAGATACTTGTAACAAGAAGAATAATGGAACCTGCGATTGAGCTTTTGAAAAAATATGGTGAGGTTGAAGTAAATCCACACGACAGACCAATGACAAGAGAAGAACTTCTGTCAGCAATAAAAGACAAGGATGCGGTTTTAACCCAGCTTGTTGACAAGGTTGACAAAGAGTTTTTCGACCATGCACCAAATGTCAAGATTGTTGCAAACTATGCAGTGGGGTACGATAACATAGATATTGAAGAGGCAACAAGAAGAGGTGTTTATGTCACAAACACACCTGATGTTCTTACCAACGCAACAGCTGAGCTTGCATGGGCGCTGTTGTTTGCTGCGGCAAGAAGAATAGTTGAAGCTGACAAGTTCATGAGAGGTGGACATTACAAAGGCTGGGGACCAATGCTGTTTTTGGGCAAAGGTGTGACAGGTAAAACGCTTGGTGTGATTGGTGCAGGTAGAATTGGGCAGGCTTTTGCAAGAATGTCAAGAGGGTTTAATATGAAGATTTTGTACTATGACTTTGAAAGAAAAGAAAGTTTTGAAAAAGAGCTTGGTGCCCAGTATGTGCCGCTTGATGAACTATTAAAAGAAGCTGATTTTATTTCAATACATGTACCTCTCACACCACAGACAAGGCATTTAATTGGTGAAAGAGAATTTTCTCTCATGAAACCATCGGCAATTTTAATTAACACAGCACGTGGACCAATTGTAGATGAAAAGGCTTTAGTCAAAGCGCTTAAAGAAAAGAAGATTTATGCTGCAGGACTTGACGTGTACGAGAGAGAACCTGAGTTTGAGCCAGAACTGGCTGAGCTTGACAATGTTGTAATGCTTCCTCATATTGGTTCTGCAACAGAAGAGTCGAGGCTTGACATGGCAATGCTTGCAGCAAACAATATAGTAGATTTCATTGAAGGAAGGGTTCCAAGAACACTTGTCAATAAAGAGGTTTTGAACAAGAAATAA